In Gadus macrocephalus chromosome 4, ASM3116895v1, the following proteins share a genomic window:
- the LOC132455415 gene encoding uncharacterized protein LOC132455415: MAQSKNKSFCCVPLCANSKQKQPYLHFHDFPTNTDQRQQWVRAIRRDEGVNFVIRKGSTLVCSRHFSAADYTDGSARLNTGAVPSRFDWNSYTTALKKTDVYKRVSARNAEGEDKAQTERRGTGEHDYATRPPAEDCDAFVDRSTQRGATSESLGVDAPGSSHISSHTEEMKILCVHGKGEGPLATDGHDTLFTASEVEALNSLSADHSVAKSLERGERLVCHEELSVQVGNHLLIHHPNERFPLLQL; encoded by the exons ATGGCGCAGTCAAAAAACAAGAGCTTCTGTTGTGTACCTCTATGCGCCAattccaaacaaaaacaaccgtATTTGCATTTCCACGACTTCCCAACTAATACAGACCAAAGACAGCAGTGGGTCAGGGCGATCAGACGGGATGAAGGAGTTAATTTCGTGATTCGGAAGGGGAGTACACTGGTCTGTAGTCGGCATTTCTCAGCGGCTGATTATACCGACGGGAGTGCTAGGCTGAATACTGGAGCTGTTCCCAGTCGTTTTGACTGGAACAGCTACACCACAGCCCTGAAGAAAACAGATGTGTATAAACGGGTGTCAGCTCGAAATGCTGAAGGAGAGGACAAAGCCCAAACGGAACGGAGAGGTACCGGAGAACATGACTACGCGACACGACCACCTGCTG aagactgcgatgcctttgtagaccgcagcacgcagcgcggcgccacctcggagagtctgggtgtggacgcccctggctcctcccacatttcaAGTCACACTGAGGAAATGAAGATCCTGTGCGtccacggaaaaggggagggccctctGGCGAcagacggccatgacaccctcttcaccgcgtcagaagtggaggccctgaactcgctgtctgcggaccacagcgtggccaagagcctggagcgcggcgagcggctggtctgccacgaggagctgagtgtgcaggttggaaatcatcttctcattcaccatccaaaCGAGAGgtttcctctgttacaactctaa
- the LOC132455393 gene encoding zinc finger protein 665-like, with protein sequence MPAGEDGGNDIRDCSTQRGAASEDAPGSSHMSSHSGELRILSVYGQGEGPLAVDGHDTLPAKSEPEALSSLSADHSVAKSLNCSVRLVRLEELTGHQGGRKGRPGVLCGKVIPNNAIHTDEKPYGCDECMKRFSRKGYLKRHMMVHYGKKPFSCDKCTRRFQWQCELKLHLTAHSGLKPYRCDQCMKLFSQKCTLKRHMRSHSGVKPYKCDQCTMSFTVKGTLKIHMRTHTGEKPYKCDQCTKRFSQKGSLKLHMRTHSREKPHKCDQCVKCFSHIFDLNAHMMTHTGEKPYKCDQCEKRFCQKGNLKSHMRTHSGEKPYKFDQCMKGSVAVLEHFHWDGQEDCAAFGDRSTQRGATSESLGVDAPGSSHLASHREELKILIIHEKGEGRLAIDGHDTLFTASEVKALNSLSADHSAAKSLERGERLVCREELSVQVGNHLIHHQKERLPLLQL encoded by the exons atgcccgctggAG aagacggcggcaatgacatcagagactgcagcacgcagcgcggtgCGGCGAGTgaggacgcccctggctcctcccacatgtcaagtcacagcggggagctgcgcatcctgagcgtctacggacaaggggagggcccactggcggtggacggccatgacaccctcccTGCCAAGTCAGAACcggaggccttgagctcgctgtccgctgaccacagcgtggccaagagcctgaactgcagcgtgcggctcgtccgccttgaggagctgactgggcatcagggcggccgcaagggccggcccggtgtcttgtgtggCAAGGTTATTCCCAACAATGCCATCCACACCGACGAGAAGCCGTACGGTTGCGACGAATgcatgaagcgcttcagtcggaaAGGCTACCTGAAACGCCACATGATGGTTCACTACGGGAAGAAGCCCTTCAGTTGTGACAAATGCACTAGGCGCTTCCAATGGCAATGTGAACTTAAGCTCCACTTGACGGCTCACTCCGGCctgaagccctacaggtgtgaccaatgcatgaagctcTTCAGTCAGAAATGCACTCTGAAGCGTCACATGAGGAGCCACTCCGGggtgaagccctacaagtgcgaCCAATGCACGATGAGCTTCACTGTGAAAGgcaccctgaagatccacatgaggactcacaccggggagaagccctacaagtgcgaccaatgcacaaagcgcttcagtcagaaaggcaGCCTGAAGCtccacatgagaactcactccagggagaagcctcacaagtgtgaccaatgcgtgAAGTGCTTCAGTCATATTTTCGACCTGAATGCCCACATGatgactcacaccggggagaagccctacaagtgcgaCCAATGCGAAAAGCGCTTCTGTCAGAAAGGCAACCTGAAgtcccacatgaggactcactccggggagaagccctacaagttcgaccaatgcatgaagggCTCAGTGGCGGTGCTAGAACATTTTCACTGGGATGGCCAGG AGGATTGCGCTGcttttggagaccgtagcacgcagcgcggcgccacctcggagagtctgggtgtggacgcccctggctcctcccacctgGCCAGTCACAGGGAGGAGCTGAAGATTCTGATCATCCATGAAAAAGGGGAGGGTAGACTGGCGAtagacggccatgacaccctcttcaccgcgtcagaagtgaaggccctgaactcgctgtctgcggaccacagcgcggccaagagcctggagcgcggcgagcggctggtctgccgcgaggagctgagtgtgcaggttggaaatcatcttatTCACCATCaaaaagagaggcttcctctgttacaactctaa
- the LOC132455358 gene encoding zinc finger protein 845-like produces MPAVEDGIDIRDCSTQRGATSESLRVDAPGSSHMSSHSGELRILGVYGQGEGPLAVDGHDTLFAASELEVLSSLSADHSVAKSLNCSVRLVRLEEQTGHQGGRKGRPGVLGGKVIPNNANMIHTHEEPYVCDQCMMCFSRKGYLKVHMRTHSGEKPFRCDQCTKRFSQSGSLKVHMRTHSGEKPYKCDHCIKCFSQNGALKVHMRTHSGEKPYKCDQCPMSFSLKSHMKGHMRTHSGENPYKCEQCTMRFRKESSLKIHMWTHAGEKPYRCDLCTMRFRKKSYLMIHMMTHSGEKPYKCDQCTKRYTHISALKTHMRTHTGETPFKCDQCTKRFSLKGTLNRHIATHSGEKPYKCDQCTKRFGEKSKLKRHMRTHSGEKSYGCDQYMKSSVEEQEHFQWDGQEVCDAFGDSSTQRSATSESLGVDAPGSSHLASHREELKIVIVHEVGDGQLAVDGHDTLFTASEVEALNSLSADHSAAKSLERGERLVCHEELSVQQTPDTISIKVEEDIGGDWPAGDGNDIRDCSTQRGATSESLRVDAPGSSHMSSHRGELRILSIYGQEEGPLAVDGHDTLFAASELEALSSLSADHSVAKSLNCSVRLVRLEELTGHQGGRKGRPGVLGGKVIPNNANMIVNMSTNTNEKPHRCAQCMMLFQWKSDLKIHMRTHTGEKPYKCDQCTKRFSRTGTLKIHMRTHSGEKPYRCGQCTKRFSQSSALKTHMRTHTSEKPYRCDQCTMRFSRVSTLKIHMRTHSGEKPYRCDQCRMRFSHGSALKIHVRTHSG; encoded by the exons AAGACGGCAttgacatcagagactgcagcacgcagcgcggcgccacctcggagagtctgcgtgtggacgcccctggctcctcccacatgtcaagtcacagcggggagctgcggatcctgggcgtctacggacaaggggagggcccactggcggtggacggccatgacaccctctttgcCGCGTCAGAACTGGAGGTCTTGAGCTCTCTGTCcgctgaccacagcgtggccaagagcctgaactgcagcgtgaggctcgtccgccttgaggagcagactgggcatcagggcggccgcaagggccggcccggtgtcttgGGTGGCAAGGTTAttcccaacaatgccaatatgatcCACACCCACGAGGAGCCGTACGTgtgcgaccaatgcatgatGTGCTTCAGTCGAAAAGGCTACCTGAAGgtacacatgaggactcactccggggagaagccgttcaggtgtgaccaatgcacaaagcgcttcagtcagagcGGGTCCCTGaaggtccacatgaggactcactccggggagaagccgtaCAAGTGTGACCACTGCATCAAGTGCTTCAGTCAGAACGGGGCGCTGaaggtccacatgaggactcactccggggagaagccctacaagtgtgaccaatgcccgaTGAGCTTCAGTCTGAAAAGCCACATGAAGGGCCACATGAGGACCCACTCCGGGGAAAATCCCTATAAGTGTGAACAATGCACGATGCGATTCAGAAAGGAAAGctccctgaagatccacatgtgGACTCAcgctggggagaagccctacaggtgtgacctatgcacgatgcgcttcagAAAGAAAAGCTACCTGATGATCCACATgatgactcactccggggagaagccctacaagtgtgaccaatgcacgaagcgctacACTCATATTTCCGCCCTGAAGacacacatgaggactcacaccggggagacgCCCttcaagtgtgaccaatgtacgaagcgcttcagtctgaaaggcaCCCTGAACAGACACATAgcgactcactccggggagaagccctacaagtgtgaccaatgcacgaagcgcttcggAGAGAAATCCAAGCTGAAGCgtcacatgaggactcactccggtgaGAAGTCGTACGGGTGCGACCAATACATGAAGAGCTCAGTGGAGGAGCAAGAACATTTTCAGTGGGATGGCCAGG aagtctgcgatgcctttggagacagTAGCACGCAGCGcagcgccacctcggagagtctgggtgtggacgcccctggctcctcccacctgGCCAGTCACAGGGAGGAGCTGAAGATTGTGATCGTCCACGAAGTAGGGGACGGTcaactggcggtggacggccatgacaccctcttcaccgcgtcagaagtggaggccctgaactcgctgtctgcggaccacagcgcggccaagagcctggagcgcggcgagcggctggtctgccacgaggagctgagtgtgcag cagaccccagacaccatttcaatcaaggttgaagaggatattggtggagacTGGCCCGCTggag ACGgcaatgacatcagagactgcagcacgcagcgcggcgccacctcggagagtctgcgtgtggacgcccctggctcctcccacatgtcaagtcacagGGGGGAGCTGCGCATCCTGAGCATCTACGGACAAgaggagggcccactggcggtggacggccatgacaccctctttgccgcgtcagaactggaggccttgagctctctgtccgctgaccacagcgtggccaagagcctgaactgcagcgtgaggctcgtccgccttgaggagctgactgggcatcagggcggccgcaagggccggcccggtgtcttgGGTGGCAAGGTTAttcccaacaatgccaatatgatcgtcAACATGAGTACCAACACCAATGAGAAGCCGCACAGGTGCGCCCAATGCATGATGCTCTTCCAATGGAAAAgcgacctgaagatccacatgaggactcacactggtgagaagccctacaagtgtgaccaatgcacgaagcgcttcagtcggacaggcaccctgaagatccacatgaggactcactcaggggagaagccctacaggtgtggccaatgcacgaagcgcttcagtcagagctCTGCGCTGAagacccacatgaggactcacacaaGCGAGAAGCcgtacaggtgtgaccaatgcacgatgcgcttcagtcGTGTCTccaccctgaagatccacatgaggactcactccggcgagaagccctacaggtgtgaccaatgcaggATGCGCTTCAGTCATGGCTCCGCCCTGAAGATTCAcgtgaggactcactctggttAG